The following coding sequences are from one Streptomyces sp. NBC_01232 window:
- a CDS encoding ABC transporter ATP-binding protein: protein MADTATKTGTAGTAGATGTRVPTVIADGVHVVYKVHGAGAAKGGATAALGRIFSRRPSPGIKEVHAVKGVTFTAYKGEAIGLIGSNGSGKSTLLAAIAGLQPVARGRIYSHGQPSLLGVNAALMNDLTGERNVVLGGLAMGMSRQQIRERYQDIVDFSGINERNDFISLPMRTYSSGMGARLRFSIAAAKDHDVLMIDEALATGDAAFQRRSQARIEELRERAGTVFLVSHAINTVRETCDRAIWLESGVLRMDGPSKEVCDAYDAFTRR from the coding sequence GTGGCTGACACCGCAACGAAGACCGGCACCGCCGGCACCGCCGGCGCCACCGGCACCCGGGTGCCCACCGTCATCGCGGACGGCGTCCATGTCGTCTACAAGGTCCACGGCGCCGGCGCGGCCAAGGGCGGAGCCACCGCCGCGCTCGGCCGGATCTTCTCCCGCAGGCCGTCCCCCGGCATCAAGGAGGTGCACGCCGTCAAGGGCGTCACCTTCACCGCGTACAAGGGCGAGGCCATCGGCCTCATCGGCTCCAACGGCTCGGGCAAGTCCACCCTGCTGGCCGCCATCGCCGGCCTCCAGCCCGTGGCCCGCGGCCGGATCTACTCGCACGGCCAGCCGTCCCTGCTGGGTGTGAACGCCGCCCTGATGAACGACCTGACCGGCGAGCGCAACGTCGTCCTCGGCGGCCTCGCGATGGGCATGTCCAGGCAGCAGATCCGCGAGCGCTACCAGGACATCGTCGACTTCTCCGGCATCAACGAGAGGAACGACTTCATCTCCCTGCCCATGCGGACGTACTCGTCCGGCATGGGCGCCCGGCTGCGCTTCTCCATCGCCGCGGCCAAGGACCACGACGTCCTGATGATCGACGAGGCCCTGGCCACCGGAGACGCCGCATTCCAGCGCCGCAGCCAGGCCCGCATCGAGGAGCTCCGCGAACGCGCCGGCACCGTCTTCCTCGTCAGCCACGCCATCAACACGGTCCGCGAGACCTGCGACCGCGCGATCTGGCTGGAGTCGGGCGTCCTGCGCATGGACGGCCCCTCGAAGGAAGTCTGCGACGCCTACGACGCCTTCACCCGCCGCTGA
- a CDS encoding NAD-glutamate dehydrogenase, protein MQTKLDEAKAELLARAARVAEHSPAGGLLPTGSERGERPDQDTVLSYLQRYYLHTAPEDLADRDPVDVFGAALSHYRLAENRPQGTANVRVHTPTVEENGWTSSHSVVEVVTDDMPFLVDSVTNELSRQGRGIHVVIHPQVVVRRDVTGKLIEILGPDCDAHGPRTSRPHDSLVESWIHVEIDRETDRADLKQINADLLRVLSDVRESVEDWEKMRDAALRIAEGLPEEHTAPDLREYELEEARELLRWLADDHFTFLGYREYNLVDGDSLAAVPGTGLGILRSDPHHSGKDDGHPVSPSFNRLPADARAKAREHRLLVLTKANSRSTVHRPSYLDYVGVKKFDADGNVVGERRFLGLFSSAAYTESVRRVPVIRRKVVEVLDGAGFAPSSHDGRDLLQILETYPRDELFQTPVDQLQAIVTSVLYLQERRRLRLYLRQDEYGRYYSALVYLPRDRFTTGVRLRLMDILREELGGISVDFTAWNTESILSRIHFVVRVPQGTELPALTDSDVERIEGRLVEAARSWADGFQEALIAECGEERAAELLRRYGTSFTEGYKADHSPRAAVADLVHLEKLAASERRFALSLYEPVGAGPGERRFKIFRTGDQVSLSAVLPVLQRLGVEVTDERPYELRRSDRVSAWIYDFGLRMPLSGSGDNYLGDDARERFQDAFAAVWQGDAENDNFNALVLSAGLTWRQAVVLRAYAKYMRQAGSTFSQDYMEDTLRNNVHTTRLLVSLFEARMAPVRQTAGSELVDAMLEELDGALDQVASLDEDRILRAFLTLIKATLRTNFFQLNGVGEQHSYVSMKFDPQAIPDLPAPRPAFEIWVYSPRVEGVHLRFGKVARGGLRWSDRREDFRTEILGLVKAQMVKNTVIVPVGAKGGFVAKNLPDPSVDRDAWLAEGIASYKIFISALLDITDNMVAGEVLPPKGVVRHDEDDTYLVVAADKGTATFSDIANGVAESYGFWLGDAFASGGSAGYDHKGMGITARGAWESVKRHFRELGHDTQTEDFTVVGVGDMSGDVFGNGMLLSEHIRLVAAFDHRHIFIDPNPDAATSYAERRRLFELPRSSWADYDTSLISAGGGIHPRSAKAVPITAQVREALGIEAGVTKMTPADLMKAILQSPVDLLWNGGIGTYVKATAETHADVGDKANDAIRVNGSDVRAKVIGEGGNLGLTQLGRIEFARSGAGGEGGKVNTDAIDNSAGVDTSDHEVNIKILLNAVVTDGDMTVKQRNKLLAQMTDEVGHLVLRNNYAQNTALANGAAQAPSLLHAQQRYMRRLERDGLLDRALEFLPTDRQIRELLSGGKGLTQPELAVLFAYTKITVADELIATELPDDPYLRRLLFAYFPAALAEKLTEQIDAHALRREIITTILVNDTVNTGGSTFLHRLREESGASTEEIVRAQLAAREIFGLADVWDAVETLDNKVAADVQTRVRLHSRRLVERGTRWLLNNRPQPLQITETIGFFTERVGQVWAELPKLVRGADLEWYQSIMDELTGEGVPEELAAKVAGFSSAFPALDIVAIADRTGVDPLEVAEVYYDLADRLNITQLMDRIIELPRSDRWQSMARASIREDLFAAHAALTADVLSVGNGSSTPEERFKAWEEKNAAIIGRARTTLDEIQGSDDFDLANLSVAMRTMRSLLRAHS, encoded by the coding sequence ATGCAGACCAAGCTGGACGAAGCAAAGGCCGAGCTGCTCGCACGGGCGGCCCGGGTAGCTGAGCACAGCCCGGCCGGGGGGCTACTTCCGACTGGGTCCGAGCGGGGAGAGCGTCCAGACCAGGACACAGTGCTCTCGTACCTCCAGCGCTACTACCTGCACACGGCGCCCGAGGACCTCGCGGACCGGGACCCGGTCGACGTATTCGGCGCGGCGCTCTCGCACTACCGGCTCGCCGAGAACCGGCCGCAGGGCACCGCGAACGTGCGCGTGCACACCCCCACGGTGGAGGAGAACGGCTGGACCTCCAGCCACTCCGTCGTCGAGGTGGTCACCGATGACATGCCCTTCCTCGTGGACTCGGTGACGAACGAGCTGTCCCGCCAGGGCCGCGGCATCCACGTCGTGATCCACCCGCAGGTCGTCGTACGCCGTGACGTCACCGGCAAGCTGATCGAGATCCTCGGCCCCGACTGCGACGCCCACGGCCCCCGCACCTCGCGTCCCCACGACTCCCTCGTCGAGTCCTGGATCCACGTCGAGATCGACCGCGAGACCGACCGCGCCGACCTCAAGCAGATCAACGCCGACCTGCTGCGCGTCCTGTCCGACGTACGCGAGTCCGTCGAGGACTGGGAGAAGATGCGCGACGCGGCGCTGCGCATCGCCGAGGGCCTGCCCGAGGAGCACACCGCCCCCGACCTGCGCGAGTACGAGCTCGAAGAGGCCCGTGAGCTGCTGCGCTGGCTCGCCGACGACCACTTCACCTTCCTCGGCTACCGCGAGTACAACCTCGTCGACGGCGACTCCCTGGCCGCCGTGCCCGGCACCGGCCTCGGCATCCTGCGCTCCGACCCGCACCACAGCGGCAAGGACGACGGCCACCCGGTCTCGCCGTCCTTCAACCGGCTGCCGGCCGACGCCCGCGCCAAGGCCCGCGAGCACCGCCTGCTGGTGCTGACCAAGGCCAACAGCCGCTCCACCGTGCACCGCCCCTCGTACCTCGACTACGTGGGCGTGAAGAAGTTCGACGCAGACGGCAACGTCGTCGGCGAGCGCCGCTTCCTCGGCCTGTTCTCCTCGGCCGCGTACACCGAGTCCGTGCGCCGCGTCCCGGTCATCCGCCGCAAGGTCGTCGAGGTCCTCGACGGCGCCGGCTTCGCGCCGAGCAGCCACGACGGCCGCGACCTGCTGCAGATCCTCGAGACGTACCCGCGCGACGAGCTGTTCCAGACCCCGGTCGACCAGCTCCAGGCCATCGTCACCTCCGTCCTGTACCTCCAGGAACGCCGCCGGCTGCGGCTGTACCTGCGCCAGGACGAGTACGGCCGCTACTACTCCGCGCTGGTCTACCTGCCCCGAGACCGGTTCACCACCGGCGTGCGGCTGCGTCTGATGGACATCCTCCGGGAGGAGCTCGGCGGCATCAGCGTCGACTTCACCGCGTGGAACACCGAGTCGATCCTCTCCCGCATCCACTTCGTCGTCCGCGTCCCGCAGGGCACCGAGCTGCCCGCCCTGACCGACTCCGACGTCGAGCGCATCGAGGGCCGTCTCGTCGAGGCCGCCCGCTCCTGGGCCGACGGCTTCCAGGAAGCGCTGATCGCCGAATGCGGCGAGGAGCGCGCCGCCGAGCTGCTGCGCCGCTACGGCACCTCCTTCACCGAGGGCTACAAGGCCGACCACTCGCCGCGCGCGGCGGTCGCCGACCTGGTCCACCTGGAGAAGCTCGCCGCCAGCGAGCGACGCTTCGCGCTCTCGCTGTACGAGCCCGTGGGTGCGGGCCCCGGCGAGCGCCGGTTCAAGATCTTCCGCACCGGCGACCAGGTGTCGCTCTCCGCGGTCCTGCCGGTGCTGCAGCGCCTGGGCGTCGAGGTCACCGACGAGCGCCCGTACGAGCTGCGCCGCTCCGACCGCGTCAGCGCGTGGATCTACGACTTCGGTCTGCGGATGCCCCTCTCCGGCAGCGGGGACAACTACCTCGGCGACGACGCCCGCGAGCGCTTCCAGGACGCCTTCGCCGCGGTCTGGCAGGGCGACGCCGAGAACGACAACTTCAACGCCCTCGTGCTGAGCGCCGGGCTCACCTGGCGGCAGGCCGTCGTCCTGCGCGCGTACGCCAAGTACATGCGCCAGGCCGGCTCCACCTTCAGCCAGGACTACATGGAGGACACCCTCCGCAACAACGTCCACACCACCCGGCTGCTGGTCTCGCTCTTCGAGGCCCGCATGGCGCCCGTGCGCCAGACCGCCGGCAGCGAGCTCGTGGACGCCATGCTGGAGGAGCTCGACGGGGCCCTGGACCAGGTCGCCTCGCTCGACGAGGACCGCATCCTGCGGGCCTTCCTCACGCTCATCAAGGCCACGCTGCGCACGAACTTCTTCCAGCTCAACGGCGTGGGCGAGCAGCACTCGTACGTGTCGATGAAGTTCGACCCGCAGGCCATCCCGGACCTGCCGGCCCCGCGCCCGGCCTTCGAGATCTGGGTGTACTCCCCGCGCGTCGAGGGCGTCCACCTGCGCTTCGGCAAGGTCGCCCGAGGCGGCCTGCGCTGGTCCGACCGCCGTGAGGACTTCCGTACGGAGATCCTCGGCCTGGTCAAGGCGCAGATGGTCAAGAACACCGTGATCGTGCCGGTGGGCGCCAAGGGAGGCTTCGTCGCGAAGAACCTCCCCGACCCGTCGGTGGACCGCGACGCCTGGCTCGCCGAGGGCATCGCCTCGTACAAGATCTTCATCTCGGCGCTGCTCGACATCACCGACAACATGGTCGCCGGCGAGGTCCTGCCGCCCAAGGGCGTGGTCCGCCACGACGAGGACGACACCTACCTCGTCGTCGCCGCGGACAAGGGCACCGCGACCTTCTCCGACATCGCCAACGGAGTGGCCGAGTCCTACGGCTTCTGGCTCGGCGACGCCTTCGCGTCGGGCGGCTCGGCCGGCTACGACCACAAGGGCATGGGCATCACCGCCCGCGGCGCGTGGGAGTCCGTCAAGCGGCACTTCCGCGAGCTCGGCCACGACACCCAGACCGAGGACTTCACCGTCGTCGGAGTCGGTGACATGTCCGGCGACGTGTTCGGCAACGGCATGCTGCTCTCCGAGCACATCCGCCTGGTCGCCGCCTTCGACCACCGGCACATCTTCATCGACCCGAACCCGGACGCGGCCACCTCGTACGCCGAGCGCCGCCGCCTGTTCGAGCTGCCGCGCTCCTCGTGGGCCGACTACGACACCTCGCTGATCTCCGCGGGCGGTGGCATCCACCCGCGTTCCGCGAAGGCCGTCCCGATCACCGCGCAGGTCCGCGAGGCCCTCGGCATCGAGGCGGGCGTCACCAAGATGACCCCGGCCGACCTGATGAAGGCGATCCTGCAGTCCCCGGTGGACCTGCTGTGGAACGGCGGCATCGGTACGTACGTCAAGGCGACGGCCGAGACGCATGCGGACGTCGGCGACAAGGCCAACGACGCCATCCGCGTCAACGGTTCCGACGTGCGGGCCAAGGTCATCGGCGAGGGCGGCAACCTGGGTCTGACCCAGCTCGGCCGGATCGAGTTCGCCCGCAGCGGCGCCGGCGGCGAGGGCGGCAAGGTCAACACCGACGCCATCGACAACAGCGCCGGCGTGGACACCTCCGACCACGAGGTGAACATCAAGATCCTGCTCAACGCGGTCGTCACCGACGGCGACATGACCGTCAAGCAGCGCAACAAGCTGCTGGCCCAGATGACCGACGAGGTCGGCCACCTGGTGCTGCGCAACAACTACGCGCAGAACACCGCGCTCGCCAACGGCGCGGCGCAGGCCCCGAGCCTGCTCCACGCGCAGCAGCGCTACATGCGCCGGCTGGAGCGGGACGGGCTGCTCGACCGGGCGCTGGAGTTCCTGCCCACCGACCGGCAGATCCGCGAGCTGCTGAGCGGCGGCAAGGGCCTGACCCAGCCGGAACTGGCCGTGCTGTTCGCCTACACCAAGATCACGGTGGCGGACGAGCTCATCGCCACCGAGCTGCCGGACGACCCGTACCTGCGCCGCCTGCTCTTCGCGTACTTCCCGGCCGCGCTGGCCGAGAAGCTCACCGAGCAGATCGACGCGCACGCGCTGCGCCGGGAGATCATCACCACCATCCTGGTCAACGACACCGTCAACACCGGTGGTTCGACCTTCCTGCACCGGCTGCGCGAGGAGAGCGGGGCCTCCACGGAGGAGATCGTCCGGGCGCAGCTCGCGGCCCGCGAGATCTTCGGCCTGGCCGACGTGTGGGACGCGGTGGAGACGCTCGACAACAAGGTCGCCGCCGACGTCCAGACCCGGGTGCGGCTGCACTCGCGGCGCCTGGTCGAGCGCGGTACCCGCTGGCTGCTGAACAACCGGCCGCAGCCGCTCCAGATCACCGAGACCATCGGCTTCTTCACGGAGCGCGTGGGTCAGGTCTGGGCCGAGCTGCCGAAGCTGGTGCGCGGCGCCGACCTGGAGTGGTACCAGTCGATCATGGACGAGCTGACGGGTGAGGGCGTCCCGGAGGAACTGGCCGCCAAGGTGGCCGGCTTCTCCTCCGCCTTCCCGGCGCTCGACATCGTGGCGATCGCGGACCGTACGGGTGTGGACCCGCTGGAGGTCGCCGAGGTGTACTACGACCTCGCCGACCGCCTGAACATCACCCAGCTGATGGACCGGATCATCGAGCTGCCGCGGTCCGACCGCTGGCAGTCGATGGCCCGTGCGTCCATCCGCGAGGACCTGTTCGCGGCGCACGCGGCCCTGACGGCCGATGTGCTGTCGGTGGGCAACGGGTCGTCGACTCCCGAGGAGCGCTTCAAGGCGTGGGAGGAGAAGAACGCGGCGATCATCGGGCGTGCGCGGACGACTCTGGACGAGATCCAGGGGTCGGACGACTTCGACCTGGCGAACCTGTCGGTGGCGATGCGGACGATGCGGTCGCTGTTGCGCGCGCACAGCTGA
- a CDS encoding HAD family hydrolase encodes MTATNHIVWDWNGTLLHDIDAVIAATNASFAELGFEPITLETYRDLYVVPVPKFYERLMGRLPTEEEWLVMDDTFHRHYWAAAEDAGLAEGARELLQDWQQGGLTQSLLSLAPHEKLVPLVRFHRIEQHFLRVDGRTGPSHTSKAGHLVRHLTALDGTGVTADRTVLIGDAVDDALAAAHVGARAVLYTGGSHSRSSLESAGVPVVDSLAEAVMTARELAG; translated from the coding sequence GTGACCGCCACGAACCACATCGTCTGGGACTGGAACGGCACGCTCCTCCACGACATCGACGCCGTCATAGCCGCGACCAACGCCTCCTTCGCCGAGCTCGGTTTCGAGCCGATCACCCTGGAGACGTACCGGGACCTGTACGTCGTACCGGTGCCGAAGTTCTACGAGCGCCTCATGGGACGGCTGCCCACCGAGGAGGAGTGGCTCGTCATGGACGACACCTTCCACCGCCACTACTGGGCCGCCGCCGAGGACGCCGGGCTGGCCGAGGGTGCCCGGGAGCTGCTCCAGGACTGGCAGCAGGGCGGGCTCACGCAGTCCTTGCTGTCCCTCGCGCCCCACGAGAAGCTGGTGCCCCTGGTCCGGTTCCACCGCATCGAGCAGCACTTCCTGCGCGTGGACGGGCGGACCGGCCCCTCCCACACGTCCAAGGCGGGACACCTCGTACGTCACCTGACCGCCCTGGACGGGACGGGCGTGACGGCCGACCGTACGGTCCTCATCGGAGACGCCGTGGACGACGCGCTCGCCGCTGCCCACGTGGGTGCCCGCGCGGTTCTCTACACGGGCGGCTCGCACAGCCGCAGCAGTCTGGAATCGGCCGGTGTGCCGGTCGTGGACAGCCTGGCAGAGGCCGTAATGACCGCTCGTGAGCTGGCCGGATAG
- a CDS encoding DUF6912 family protein yields the protein MRVYVPLTLPGLAEVHKAGELGPAPLLAYAVTPGLREWYVSDDIEELEYAALNRAALASLRLLAADADAPRRRVVVALDVDDKAATAAPGDDEAALGRVTLGAAVRLAVAAAVHADADDADGDVAAAARSLDAADGGDAAAQAVVDAAEDHELLWFGVQEIAGLLK from the coding sequence ATGCGCGTGTACGTCCCCCTGACCCTCCCCGGGCTCGCCGAGGTGCACAAGGCGGGTGAGCTGGGCCCCGCCCCGCTGCTGGCGTACGCCGTCACCCCCGGGCTGCGCGAGTGGTACGTGTCGGACGACATCGAGGAGCTGGAGTACGCGGCCCTGAACCGGGCCGCGCTCGCCTCGCTGCGGCTGCTCGCCGCGGACGCGGACGCCCCGCGCCGGCGCGTCGTGGTCGCCCTCGACGTCGACGACAAGGCCGCCACCGCCGCCCCCGGCGACGACGAGGCCGCCCTGGGCCGGGTGACCCTCGGCGCCGCCGTACGGCTCGCCGTGGCGGCTGCCGTGCACGCGGACGCCGATGACGCCGACGGGGACGTGGCCGCGGCCGCGCGGTCCCTCGATGCGGCCGACGGCGGGGACGCGGCCGCACAGGCCGTCGTCGACGCGGCCGAGGACCACGAGCTGCTGTGGTTCGGCGTGCAGGAGATCGCGGGGTTGCTGAAGTGA
- a CDS encoding Rv3235 family protein: MDTTTRGTMTGNEGSRRRPAGRARTRPAGRRDPRRPAGPPRTLRLGPHHWFAEHLLAVVSGLRPVHSLLGHTVGPAYQQLIALAPTAPLRERLRPVVRQCGRFTPGPGVIEAFARIATGERLTAMAFRLEQGPDLRWRCAAVEIQGPRP, translated from the coding sequence ATGGACACCACGACGCGCGGCACGATGACCGGCAACGAAGGCAGCCGTCGGCGGCCCGCCGGGCGCGCCCGGACCCGGCCGGCCGGGCGCCGCGATCCGCGGCGCCCCGCGGGCCCTCCGCGCACCCTGCGGCTCGGCCCCCACCACTGGTTCGCCGAACACCTCCTCGCGGTGGTCAGCGGCCTGCGCCCGGTCCACTCGCTCCTCGGCCACACGGTCGGCCCCGCCTACCAGCAGCTGATCGCCCTGGCCCCCACGGCCCCCCTGCGCGAGCGCCTGCGCCCGGTGGTCCGCCAGTGCGGCCGCTTCACCCCCGGCCCGGGGGTCATCGAGGCATTCGCCCGCATCGCCACGGGCGAGCGCCTGACGGCAATGGCCTTCCGCCTCGAACAGGGCCCGGACCTCCGCTGGCGCTGCGCAGCGGTGGAAATCCAGGGCCCCCGCCCCTGA